One window of Leptotrichia hongkongensis genomic DNA carries:
- a CDS encoding flavodoxin yields MATLNIIYYTGTGNTADMAKYIGEGAENAGADVKLINVEEADESAINADFVAFGSPAVGAEEIAPEMVEFFEGIKEQIIGKTVGLFGSYDWGQGGWMETWREEMINEGFSIVNDGLIIHLAVDDDEKIEKCKEYGKAIVG; encoded by the coding sequence ATGGCAACATTAAATATAATTTATTACACAGGTACTGGAAATACTGCAGATATGGCAAAATACATTGGTGAAGGAGCAGAAAATGCTGGAGCTGATGTAAAATTGATAAATGTAGAAGAAGCTGATGAAAGTGCAATAAATGCTGATTTTGTAGCATTTGGATCACCTGCTGTCGGAGCAGAAGAAATTGCACCAGAAATGGTTGAATTCTTTGAAGGGATAAAAGAACAGATTATAGGAAAAACAGTTGGACTTTTTGGCTCTTATGACTGGGGACAAGGCGGTTGGATGGAAACTTGGCGTGAAGAAATGATAAATGAAGGATTTTCTATTGTAAATGATGGTCTTATAATTCATCTAGCTGTTGACGATGATGAAAAAATTGAGAAATGCAAGGAATATGGAAAAGCAATAGTTGGTTAA
- the rsfS gene encoding ribosome silencing factor: protein MSEINNNYEKEVQEIVNIMEDKKAQDIKIYDMRGKSPFFDYSILCTGSSSRNIEAIATDIKKSLENVKSVEGLDEANWVLIDAGDLIISVFSKDAREYYRLDDFYNGVNEKDREIGKNDGE, encoded by the coding sequence ATGAGTGAAATAAATAATAATTATGAAAAAGAAGTTCAAGAGATAGTTAATATTATGGAAGATAAGAAAGCACAGGATATAAAGATATATGATATGAGAGGAAAATCTCCATTTTTTGATTATTCAATTTTATGTACAGGTAGTTCTTCTAGAAATATTGAGGCAATAGCAACTGATATAAAGAAAAGTCTTGAGAATGTGAAAAGTGTGGAAGGGCTTGATGAGGCAAACTGGGTTTTAATTGATGCTGGAGATTTGATTATTAGTGTGTTTAGCAAGGATGCAAGAGAATACTACAGATTAGATGATTTTTATAATGGGGTAAATGAAAAAGATAGAGAAATTGGCAAAAACGATGGGGAATAG
- a CDS encoding divergent PAP2 family protein: MSGGILFGNRLLDVAAISCFLAQFYKVFFPVFKGQKPQWARLIQTGGMPSSHASTVVSLVTGVFLLKGFSSVEFAISMVFAGIVLYDATGVRQQAGKHARALNTLVDAIEHHEGIEIINEKFKELLGHTPVEVFWGSVLGIVIGLLFKGYILG, encoded by the coding sequence ATGAGTGGAGGAATACTGTTTGGAAACAGACTGCTTGATGTTGCAGCAATTTCGTGCTTTTTAGCACAGTTTTACAAAGTTTTTTTTCCTGTATTCAAGGGACAGAAACCTCAGTGGGCAAGACTTATCCAAACTGGCGGAATGCCAAGTTCTCACGCTTCGACGGTTGTTTCCCTTGTAACAGGTGTATTTTTATTAAAAGGATTTAGTTCGGTTGAATTTGCAATTTCAATGGTTTTTGCTGGGATTGTCTTGTATGATGCAACAGGAGTGAGGCAACAGGCAGGGAAACATGCAAGAGCTCTAAATACACTAGTAGATGCCATTGAACATCATGAAGGCATAGAAATAATTAATGAAAAATTTAAAGAACTTTTAGGACACACGCCAGTAGAAGTATTTTGGGGAAGTGTTCTAGGAATTGTGATTGGACTTTTGTTTAAAGGCTATATATTAGGATAA
- a CDS encoding DUF445 domain-containing protein has protein sequence MGNLLIQLVIMVFVGTLIGWFTNYLAIKLLFRPYKEVNFLFFKIQGLVPKNRDRISENLAETIEKELISVEHITAKLKDSDVINDDVLDKLLDKVIGEKLKNSVLEKNPLLKMFLNDSLIEKIKSYFKKSILENKEEIVEEIIKIAEDKINFKEIMLEKMKNFSLEEMEKIILSVSKNELKHIEIIGGILGGIIALFQFFIMLLLKQI, from the coding sequence TTGGGAAATTTATTAATACAGCTGGTCATAATGGTCTTTGTAGGGACACTTATAGGATGGTTTACAAATTATTTGGCAATAAAGCTGCTGTTTAGGCCTTATAAGGAAGTAAACTTTCTATTTTTTAAAATACAGGGATTAGTTCCTAAAAATCGAGACAGAATATCAGAAAACCTTGCTGAAACAATTGAAAAGGAACTTATTTCAGTAGAGCATATTACAGCAAAACTAAAGGATAGTGATGTTATTAATGATGATGTTTTAGATAAACTGCTTGATAAAGTTATAGGAGAAAAGCTTAAAAATAGTGTGTTAGAAAAAAATCCACTATTAAAGATGTTTTTAAATGATTCGTTAATTGAAAAAATAAAATCATACTTTAAAAAGTCCATTTTGGAAAATAAAGAGGAAATAGTGGAAGAAATAATAAAAATCGCAGAAGATAAAATAAATTTTAAAGAAATTATGCTTGAAAAAATGAAAAATTTTTCATTAGAAGAAATGGAAAAAATTATTTTGTCTGTGTCTAAAAATGAATTGAAACATATTGAGATCATCGGTGGGATATTAGGAGGAATAATTGCATTATTTCAGTTTTTTATAATGTTATTATTAAAACAGATATAA
- the rsmI gene encoding 16S rRNA (cytidine(1402)-2'-O)-methyltransferase encodes MFYVVGTPIGNLEDITFRAIKVLKEVDYIFAEDTRVTKKLLSHYEIEKTVYQYHEHNKLHQITNIINLLKDEKKIALVTDAGTPCISDPGFELVNEILKAEIKVVGIPGASSIVTGASISGLDMRRMAYEGFLPKKKGRQTLFNKLKEEERTIVILESPNRILKTLKDIKEYLGERYVVITRELTKIYEEIIRGNVSEIIEKLEEKPIKGEIVLFIRAINDDGIYLKNQ; translated from the coding sequence ATGTTTTATGTTGTTGGTACGCCAATTGGAAATTTAGAAGACATAACTTTTAGAGCAATAAAAGTTTTGAAGGAAGTTGATTATATTTTTGCAGAAGATACAAGAGTTACTAAGAAACTTCTTTCCCATTATGAAATCGAAAAAACGGTGTACCAATACCATGAACATAATAAACTTCATCAAATTACAAATATCATTAATCTTTTAAAAGATGAAAAAAAAATTGCACTTGTAACAGATGCTGGAACGCCGTGTATTTCAGATCCAGGCTTTGAGTTAGTAAATGAAATTTTAAAAGCTGAAATAAAAGTTGTTGGAATACCAGGAGCTTCATCAATTGTAACAGGTGCAAGTATTTCAGGGCTGGATATGCGAAGAATGGCATACGAAGGCTTTTTACCAAAGAAAAAAGGTAGACAGACACTTTTCAATAAATTAAAGGAAGAAGAACGAACAATTGTAATTTTAGAATCCCCCAACAGAATTTTAAAAACTTTAAAAGATATAAAAGAATATCTAGGAGAACGTTACGTTGTAATTACAAGAGAACTTACCAAAATCTATGAAGAAATAATTCGTGGAAATGTTTCTGAAATTATAGAAAAGTTGGAGGAAAAGCCAATTAAGGGAGAAATTGTTTTATTTATAAGGGCAATAAATGATGATGGTATTTATTTAAAAAATCAATAA
- a CDS encoding S41 family peptidase: MKKNKIMQAVLGLILVSMPLFAATTIIKTTRNDKNTSAGYSKDTTELNRIVDVINIIENNYVGKEETPSKKELYEGAVAGVVNSLKDPYSEYLSKADLADFSEDMEGEYVGVGMSISKKKGEALEVVSPFIGSPAEKVGIKIKDRIIKVDGKDILPLTANETVKLLKGKEGTKVDVEVVREGKKEPMKFTLTRAKIKLEMVESKMLENNIGYVSLLRFGNHVGAEVEKAIKDLQAKGMKGLILDLRSNPGGSLQEAQDISSLFVKEDLIVYLKYKNGQQRNYNRTSKNLGNFPLIVLTNKASASASEIVTGAIKDYKRGTIIGEKTFGKGIVQQVIPLRTEDAIKLTIAQYFTPKGNYIHEKGIEPDIEVKMEELLALKGYANDSEQARKNREKEIEDIIIKDKGKEEAAKIISAGDVQLKRAIEEMNKKISGTGKRK, translated from the coding sequence ATGAAAAAGAACAAAATAATGCAGGCAGTATTAGGACTTATATTGGTAAGCATGCCTTTATTTGCAGCTACCACTATAATAAAAACAACAAGGAATGACAAGAATACAAGTGCTGGATATTCAAAAGACACAACAGAGCTAAACAGAATTGTGGATGTAATAAATATTATTGAAAACAATTATGTTGGAAAGGAAGAAACTCCAAGCAAAAAGGAACTTTATGAAGGAGCTGTTGCAGGAGTTGTAAATAGTCTGAAGGATCCTTATTCAGAATACTTGTCTAAAGCTGATTTAGCAGACTTTTCTGAAGATATGGAAGGAGAATATGTTGGAGTTGGAATGAGCATAAGCAAGAAAAAGGGGGAAGCTCTTGAAGTTGTTTCACCATTTATCGGAAGTCCAGCTGAAAAAGTAGGAATAAAAATAAAAGATAGAATTATAAAAGTTGATGGAAAAGATATTCTTCCACTTACAGCAAATGAAACTGTAAAACTTCTGAAAGGTAAGGAAGGAACAAAAGTCGATGTAGAAGTAGTTAGGGAAGGTAAAAAGGAGCCAATGAAATTTACGTTGACAAGAGCTAAAATTAAACTGGAAATGGTTGAAAGCAAAATGCTTGAAAATAACATTGGTTACGTAAGCCTTTTAAGATTTGGAAATCACGTTGGAGCAGAAGTTGAAAAAGCTATTAAAGATTTACAAGCTAAAGGAATGAAAGGATTAATATTAGATTTACGTTCTAATCCAGGAGGTTCATTACAAGAAGCACAGGATATTTCTTCACTTTTTGTAAAAGAAGATTTAATTGTTTACTTAAAATATAAAAATGGACAACAGAGAAATTATAACAGAACTTCAAAAAATCTAGGTAATTTCCCATTAATCGTATTAACAAATAAAGCAAGTGCAAGTGCTTCGGAAATTGTTACAGGTGCAATTAAAGATTACAAACGTGGTACAATCATTGGAGAAAAAACATTTGGAAAAGGAATCGTTCAGCAAGTTATACCTTTGAGAACAGAAGATGCCATAAAACTTACTATTGCCCAATACTTTACACCAAAAGGGAACTACATTCATGAAAAGGGAATTGAGCCTGATATAGAAGTAAAAATGGAAGAACTGCTTGCATTAAAAGGGTATGCAAACGACAGTGAGCAAGCTAGAAAAAATAGAGAAAAAGAAATAGAAGACATTATTATAAAAGATAAAGGTAAAGAAGAAGCCGCTAAAATTATTTCAGCTGGAGATGTTCAGTTAAAAAGAGCAATTGAAGAAATGAATAAAAAAATAAGTGGAACAGGAAAAAGAAAATAA
- the mrdA gene encoding penicillin-binding protein 2 codes for MRELDKKEKNVRFIVFLVLVGAVFLLLVARLFTLQVLDASQYAEQALQNRIRTNVIKATRGEIYDREGKLLAKNTTGYQVIHSHTQPLSPKDVALLKEVKNMTQEQIDARLSQERKAVAERIKETIGDINKISQITGYQVDYLIDRFFKQQRMGTDKRILVIEDLEKQVALRAIEKIDNDRIDIVEYNKRYYPEDSLASHVIGYVKPISEKEFKDLEKEGYRNSDLIGKKGVERSYDKEMKGQDGKENVEVDAKGNVIRQMETTESVAGKNVYLSLDLELQKYMTDAFTGKSGVFIAMEAKTGKIIAFVSNPEISLNLLSSRIPDNQWNELVNSKAKPLVNKGIAGLYPPGSTFKAIIGMGILESGISPYATVTSTGQYRYGKLIFRDSHKYGHGVTNFAKSIEQSVNTYYYVFSQKAGVEKIVKYAKEFGIGSKTGIDIPGELAGTLPSPEWKKKRFKKKQDQRWLPGDLINMSIGQGYVLATPIQIASAYQAIANNGVQLKPTVVDRFVTYSGKVENNAPKVVRKLNVSSKNLKLMQNALRLPVSGYGGTAKLLRIGGYPVSVKTGTAQNTGFVDNHSWIAGYFPSDNPQIVFVSVVEGGGYGGVASGNMALKFILKYRDKYVIKKAQAEMQKKRKEEEKKKQQANNKNLAKR; via the coding sequence ATGAGAGAATTAGATAAAAAAGAAAAAAATGTACGATTTATAGTTTTTCTTGTTCTTGTAGGAGCAGTTTTTTTACTGTTGGTAGCACGATTGTTTACATTACAGGTATTAGATGCATCTCAGTATGCGGAACAGGCGTTACAAAATAGAATTAGAACCAATGTAATAAAGGCTACACGTGGAGAAATTTACGATAGAGAAGGAAAATTACTTGCAAAAAATACAACAGGTTATCAAGTAATTCATTCTCATACGCAACCATTAAGCCCTAAAGATGTAGCATTATTAAAAGAAGTAAAGAATATGACGCAAGAACAGATAGATGCGAGACTTTCACAAGAACGAAAAGCGGTTGCAGAACGTATAAAGGAAACAATAGGAGATATAAACAAAATAAGTCAGATAACAGGTTATCAAGTTGATTATTTAATTGACAGATTTTTTAAGCAGCAAAGAATGGGAACAGATAAAAGAATTCTTGTTATTGAAGATTTAGAAAAACAAGTTGCATTAAGAGCAATTGAAAAAATTGATAATGATAGAATTGACATTGTAGAGTATAACAAGAGATATTATCCAGAAGACTCTCTAGCTTCGCATGTGATTGGGTATGTAAAACCAATCAGTGAAAAGGAATTTAAGGATTTGGAAAAAGAAGGTTACAGAAATAGTGACTTGATTGGAAAAAAAGGTGTGGAGCGTTCATATGATAAGGAAATGAAAGGTCAGGACGGAAAGGAAAATGTCGAAGTTGATGCCAAAGGAAATGTTATAAGACAAATGGAAACAACTGAAAGTGTCGCTGGAAAAAATGTCTATTTATCACTTGACTTGGAATTACAAAAATATATGACAGATGCCTTTACAGGAAAAAGTGGAGTATTTATTGCAATGGAAGCAAAAACTGGGAAAATTATTGCATTTGTAAGTAATCCTGAAATCAGTTTGAATTTATTGAGTTCAAGAATACCTGACAATCAGTGGAATGAACTAGTAAATTCAAAAGCTAAGCCACTTGTAAATAAAGGTATTGCTGGACTTTATCCTCCAGGATCTACTTTTAAAGCGATAATTGGAATGGGTATCTTAGAATCAGGTATTTCACCATATGCAACAGTAACTTCAACAGGACAATACCGATATGGGAAATTAATATTTAGAGATTCTCATAAATATGGACATGGAGTAACTAACTTTGCAAAATCTATTGAACAATCTGTAAATACATATTATTATGTTTTCTCTCAAAAAGCTGGAGTAGAGAAGATAGTAAAATATGCAAAAGAATTTGGAATAGGGTCTAAAACTGGAATTGATATTCCGGGAGAACTAGCTGGAACTTTACCAAGCCCTGAATGGAAGAAAAAAAGATTTAAGAAGAAACAGGATCAGCGATGGCTACCTGGAGATTTGATAAATATGTCGATAGGACAAGGTTATGTGCTTGCAACTCCTATTCAAATTGCTTCTGCCTATCAGGCTATCGCAAATAATGGAGTTCAGTTAAAACCTACAGTTGTGGACAGATTTGTAACTTATTCAGGAAAAGTTGAAAATAATGCACCAAAAGTTGTTAGAAAACTAAATGTAAGTTCAAAAAACTTAAAATTAATGCAAAATGCCTTAAGATTGCCTGTAAGCGGTTATGGAGGGACTGCAAAACTGTTAAGAATTGGAGGCTATCCAGTTTCTGTAAAAACAGGAACTGCACAAAATACAGGATTTGTAGATAATCACTCATGGATTGCAGGATATTTTCCATCAGATAATCCTCAAATTGTATTTGTGTCCGTTGTAGAAGGTGGAGGATATGGAGGAGTAGCTTCTGGAAATATGGCTCTTAAATTCATACTAAAATATAGAGATAAATATGTTATAAAAAAAGCTCAAGCAGAAATGCAGAAAAAAAGAAAGGAAGAAGAAAAGAAAAAACAGCAAGCAAATAATAAAAATTTAGCAAAAAGATAA
- the yhbY gene encoding ribosome assembly RNA-binding protein YhbY, whose translation MIQLSSKERAFLKKLAHNLDPIVRIGKDGIDENVLKSIAEVVKKRELIKVKILQNSSIEFNREMGDEIAQKTKSVFVDKIGKVLIFFKPKNKKDAKITPEFNEFKKSKKIK comes from the coding sequence ATGATACAGCTTTCAAGTAAAGAGAGAGCTTTTTTAAAGAAATTGGCACATAACTTGGATCCGATTGTAAGAATTGGAAAGGATGGAATTGATGAAAATGTGTTAAAGTCAATTGCAGAAGTTGTGAAAAAAAGAGAATTAATAAAAGTAAAAATATTGCAAAATTCATCGATTGAATTTAATAGGGAAATGGGAGATGAAATTGCTCAGAAAACAAAATCAGTTTTTGTAGATAAAATAGGAAAAGTACTAATATTTTTTAAGCCTAAAAATAAAAAGGATGCAAAAATTACACCTGAATTTAATGAGTTTAAAAAAAGTAAAAAAATAAAATAA
- a CDS encoding TlyA family RNA methyltransferase, producing MKKRLDLILVEREFFETREKAKREIMVGNVIVNDQVVTKAGTIFKDNGELNIRIKDKLKYVSRGGLKLEKAIKTWNLDFSDKLVLDIGASTGGFSDCALQSGAKRVYSVDVGKNQLDWKLRNDDRIVSLEEMHIKDLKEEDIKNQKVDFIVIDVSFISLTKVIPYFEKFLAKDGKAVMLVKPQFEVGREKIGRNGVVENEEYHDEAIKKIIHFSKEYGYELIGVEDSPIKGAKGNKEFLMLLKFP from the coding sequence ATGAAAAAAAGATTGGATTTAATCCTAGTAGAAAGGGAATTTTTTGAAACAAGGGAAAAAGCCAAACGGGAAATAATGGTGGGAAATGTCATTGTAAATGACCAGGTTGTAACAAAGGCTGGAACAATATTTAAAGACAACGGTGAACTGAATATCCGAATAAAAGATAAGTTGAAATATGTAAGCCGTGGTGGACTAAAATTGGAAAAAGCCATAAAAACTTGGAATTTGGATTTTAGTGATAAATTGGTGCTTGATATTGGAGCGTCTACAGGTGGATTTTCAGATTGCGCATTGCAAAGTGGAGCAAAGCGTGTATATAGTGTCGATGTTGGTAAAAATCAGCTTGATTGGAAACTAAGAAATGACGATAGGATAGTCTCGCTTGAAGAAATGCATATAAAAGACTTGAAAGAAGAAGATATTAAAAATCAAAAGGTTGATTTTATTGTAATAGATGTCTCTTTTATTTCCCTAACGAAAGTTATTCCTTATTTTGAGAAGTTTCTTGCTAAAGATGGAAAGGCTGTAATGCTAGTTAAGCCACAATTCGAAGTTGGAAGAGAAAAAATAGGAAGAAATGGTGTTGTGGAAAATGAGGAATATCACGATGAAGCCATAAAAAAAATAATTCACTTTTCAAAAGAATATGGATACGAGCTAATTGGCGTTGAAGATTCTCCAATAAAAGGGGCAAAGGGTAATAAGGAGTTTTTAATGTTGCTAAAATTTCCGTAA
- the ruvB gene encoding Holliday junction branch migration DNA helicase RuvB, translated as MNEERILEPKELGEDNIQRSLRPKTFKEYIGQQDLKEKMNIFIKAAKMRNESLDHILLYGPPGLGKTTLAGVIATEMGVNLKITTGPVLEKAGDLAAILTSLEENDILFIDEIHRLNTSVEEILYPAMEDGELDILIGKGPSARSIRVELPQFTLIGATTRAGQLSTPLRDRFGVTHRMEYYQLEDLKEIIRRGANILNISYDEEGITEIAKRSRGTPRIANRLLKRARDFALVEGSGVLEKESVDGILRLLGVDDNGLDELDRNILLSIINVYNGGPVGIETLSLLLGEDRRTIEEVYEPYLVKIGFIKRTPRGRVVTEFGYKHLGIEKIFSEKE; from the coding sequence ATGAATGAAGAGAGAATATTGGAACCTAAGGAATTAGGGGAGGACAATATTCAAAGAAGTTTACGGCCAAAAACTTTTAAGGAATATATTGGTCAGCAAGATTTGAAAGAAAAAATGAATATATTTATAAAAGCTGCTAAAATGAGAAATGAATCGCTTGATCATATTTTATTGTACGGACCTCCAGGATTGGGAAAAACTACGCTTGCAGGAGTTATTGCCACAGAAATGGGAGTGAACTTGAAGATAACGACAGGACCTGTACTGGAGAAAGCGGGAGATTTAGCGGCTATTTTGACTTCTTTGGAGGAAAATGATATTTTGTTTATTGATGAGATTCATAGATTGAATACATCGGTAGAGGAAATTTTGTATCCTGCGATGGAAGATGGGGAACTGGACATTCTTATCGGAAAAGGGCCGTCTGCAAGAAGTATTCGTGTAGAATTACCACAATTTACGCTAATCGGTGCGACAACAAGGGCGGGACAGTTAAGTACGCCGCTTCGTGACAGATTTGGAGTTACTCATAGGATGGAGTACTATCAATTAGAAGATTTGAAAGAAATTATACGAAGAGGAGCAAATATTCTTAATATTTCGTATGATGAAGAAGGGATTACAGAAATCGCTAAAAGAAGCAGAGGAACTCCTAGAATTGCAAACCGGCTTTTAAAAAGAGCAAGAGACTTTGCATTGGTGGAAGGTTCGGGTGTTTTGGAAAAAGAAAGTGTTGATGGGATTTTGAGGCTTTTGGGAGTAGACGATAACGGACTTGATGAATTAGATAGAAATATCCTGCTTTCAATTATAAATGTGTATAATGGAGGGCCTGTTGGAATTGAAACATTGTCACTTTTACTTGGGGAAGACAGACGAACGATAGAAGAAGTTTATGAGCCATATTTGGTAAAAATAGGGTTTATAAAAAGAACACCACGTGGTAGAGTTGTAACCGAATTTGGCTATAAGCATTTAGGAATTGAAAAAATATTTAGTGAAAAAGAATAA
- a CDS encoding RsmE family RNA methyltransferase, with protein MLTVIAEKENIDENNEKILIKDKSDCNHIQNVYRLNIGDELRIIDGEYEYFTKIIEISKKEVAVKISEKKEDSYSLNVNIDVAMGILKNDKMNLAIQKLTEIGVNSIIPLKTERVVVKINEKKEKWDVVVRETLKQCRGIKFTEITPVKKLAEIDYSKYDKIIFAYENSDESKSLPEIIKKEDENILYIIGPEGGITQEEVNFLKENKAIEISLGKRILRAETAAIVVCGIIANFYI; from the coding sequence TTGTTGACAGTAATAGCGGAAAAAGAAAATATTGATGAAAATAATGAAAAGATTTTGATAAAAGATAAATCAGACTGCAATCATATTCAAAATGTTTATCGTCTAAATATAGGCGATGAATTACGGATAATTGATGGTGAATATGAATATTTTACAAAAATTATTGAAATCTCAAAAAAGGAAGTTGCTGTAAAAATATCGGAAAAAAAAGAAGACAGCTACTCTTTAAATGTAAATATTGATGTTGCAATGGGAATTTTGAAAAATGATAAAATGAATCTGGCAATACAGAAGCTTACGGAAATTGGTGTAAATAGCATAATTCCCTTAAAAACTGAACGAGTTGTTGTAAAAATTAATGAAAAAAAAGAAAAATGGGACGTAGTTGTAAGAGAAACATTAAAACAGTGCAGAGGAATAAAATTTACTGAAATTACACCTGTGAAAAAACTTGCAGAAATTGATTATTCTAAATATGATAAAATAATATTTGCTTATGAAAATAGCGATGAATCAAAATCTTTGCCAGAAATAATAAAAAAAGAAGATGAAAATATTTTATACATAATTGGTCCAGAAGGTGGGATTACCCAAGAGGAAGTTAATTTTTTAAAAGAAAATAAAGCAATAGAAATTAGTCTAGGAAAACGTATTTTAAGAGCAGAAACTGCGGCAATTGTGGTGTGTGGCATTATTGCCAATTTTTATATATAA
- a CDS encoding ribonuclease J: protein MSEKEKNEFGNQTFKRNFSKKEDINKIKSGMKRFRRKNTNRRHLDEKNEVRYIPRVNDRNRHIDKEVDGKEEKMYVIPLGGIEEVGKNMTAFQYKDEIIVVDAGLTFPEDEHLGIDVIIPDFSYLESNRHKIKGLLLTHGHEDHIGAIPYFYQKLGTENIPMYGGRLTLALAKAKFEKKDAKLPKEKVISGRTILKVSKYFTVEFISVTHSIADCYAICIKTPAATILHSGDFKVDLTPVDGEGFDFGRLAQLGEEGVDLLLSDSTNAQIPGFTPSERTVGESLKDEFAKADGRIILAAFASHVHRLQQIVNIALKHGRKIAIDGRSMVKIFEICSNLGYLKIPKDIMIDIDKVETYPANKVLILCTGTQGEPLAALSRIANGTHKHISLREGDTVVISATPIPGNEKAATKNINQLMKRNADVVFEKGIGIHVSGHGCQEEQKLMLNLVKPKFFLPVHGEYAMIKKHKELAVAVGVPEKNVILSENGAKLELSKTKFRTAGKVPSGATFIDGFGIGDIGNAVLKDRQNLADDGIVIISISQYRNGKFNKQVELVTRGFVYNKDAESLLSETKELIKMELSSMENEGIKEIGKIKQRIRAKIGEFLNKETDREPIILPIIMEV, encoded by the coding sequence ATGTCAGAAAAAGAAAAAAATGAGTTTGGAAATCAAACTTTTAAAAGAAACTTTTCTAAAAAAGAAGATATTAATAAAATAAAATCTGGAATGAAAAGATTTAGAAGAAAAAACACGAATCGAAGACATTTAGATGAAAAAAATGAAGTACGTTATATTCCAAGAGTAAATGACAGGAATAGACATATAGACAAGGAAGTGGATGGAAAAGAAGAAAAGATGTATGTAATTCCGCTTGGAGGTATTGAGGAAGTTGGGAAAAATATGACAGCTTTTCAATATAAAGATGAAATTATTGTAGTGGATGCGGGACTTACTTTCCCAGAAGATGAACATTTGGGAATAGATGTTATAATTCCAGATTTTTCATATTTAGAATCAAACAGACACAAAATAAAAGGGTTACTTTTGACACATGGACATGAAGATCATATAGGAGCAATCCCTTATTTTTACCAAAAATTAGGAACAGAAAATATACCAATGTATGGTGGAAGACTGACACTTGCTCTTGCAAAAGCAAAATTTGAGAAAAAAGATGCAAAATTACCAAAAGAAAAAGTAATTAGCGGAAGAACAATCTTAAAAGTCTCAAAATATTTTACAGTTGAATTTATAAGTGTGACACACAGTATCGCAGACTGTTATGCAATTTGTATAAAGACTCCGGCAGCAACGATTTTACATTCTGGAGATTTTAAGGTAGACTTAACGCCTGTTGATGGAGAAGGATTTGATTTTGGAAGATTGGCTCAGTTAGGTGAGGAAGGTGTAGATTTATTGCTGTCAGATAGTACAAATGCACAAATTCCTGGATTTACACCATCAGAAAGAACAGTAGGGGAAAGCTTGAAAGATGAATTTGCAAAGGCTGATGGAAGAATTATTTTAGCTGCATTTGCTTCACATGTGCATAGATTACAGCAAATCGTAAATATTGCATTAAAACATGGAAGAAAAATTGCAATTGACGGAAGAAGCATGGTAAAAATCTTTGAAATCTGTTCAAATCTTGGATATTTGAAAATACCAAAAGATATAATGATTGACATTGATAAAGTTGAAACTTATCCAGCAAATAAAGTACTTATCTTGTGTACTGGAACACAGGGAGAACCGCTTGCAGCTCTTTCAAGAATTGCAAATGGAACACATAAGCATATTTCTTTAAGAGAAGGAGATACAGTTGTAATTTCAGCAACACCTATTCCTGGAAATGAAAAAGCGGCAACTAAAAATATAAATCAGCTTATGAAACGTAATGCAGATGTTGTATTTGAAAAAGGAATCGGAATTCATGTATCAGGACATGGATGCCAGGAAGAACAGAAACTTATGTTAAATCTAGTAAAACCTAAATTTTTCCTTCCTGTGCATGGAGAATATGCAATGATAAAAAAACATAAGGAATTGGCAGTTGCAGTAGGAGTACCTGAAAAAAATGTTATTTTATCAGAGAATGGAGCAAAACTGGAATTGTCGAAAACTAAATTCAGAACAGCAGGAAAAGTTCCTAGTGGTGCGACATTTATCGATGGATTTGGAATTGGGGATATTGGGAATGCTGTATTAAAAGATAGACAAAATCTAGCAGATGACGGAATAGTTATTATTTCGATTTCTCAATACAGAAACGGTAAGTTTAATAAGCAAGTTGAGCTTGTAACACGTGGTTTTGTGTATAATAAAGATGCAGAAAGCTTATTATCAGAAACAAAAGAGCTGATTAAGATGGAGCTTAGCAGCATGGAAAATGAAGGAATAAAAGAGATTGGTAAGATTAAACAGAGAATAAGAGCGAAAATAGGAGAGTTCCTGAATAAAGAAACAGATAGAGAGCCTATTATTTTACCAATTATAATGGAGGTTTAG